The genomic DNA AGTAGCTCATGTTTTCAACGACACCGATAATTTCGTGGTCTGTGTGAAGCGCCATCGCTCCTGCTCTCGCTGCTACGAATGCTGCGGTCGGGTGTGGTGTTGTAACGATAATTTCTTTACTGTGCGGCAGCATCTGGTGAATATCCAGTGCCACGTCCCCTGTCCCCGGCGGCAGATCAAGCAGCAGGTAATCAAGATCTCCCCACTTCACTTCTTCAAAGAAGCTTGTCAGCATCTGGCCGAGCATTGGTCCTCTCCAAATAACCGGCGTGTTTTCTTCAACGAAAAACGCCATTGAGATTACTTCAACGCCGAAACGGTTTACAGGAATAATCGTTTCACCATCAAGCATCGGACGTTCAGTAATACCCATCATGTCCGGTACACTGAAGCCGTAAATATCCGCATCAATTAAACCGACTTTTTTGCCTTCACGCGCAAGTGCTACTGCGAGGTTAACGGCAACTGTTGATTTACCGACGCCGCCTTTACCTGATGCCACTGAAATAAATTCTGTTTTACCAAGTGTGAAGCCGCGCTCCATCGCGCTGCCGCGT from Jeotgalicoccus saudimassiliensis includes the following:
- a CDS encoding Mrp/NBP35 family ATP-binding protein, with translation MITESQVRELVGNLDDPILNVPISETDGILEVSIKEEKKHVSVKIAIGRQGGQEQLELQMKIVSLLKEEGADSVGLRFEELPDETIEKFRSTRGSAMERGFTLGKTEFISVASGKGGVGKSTVAVNLAVALAREGKKVGLIDADIYGFSVPDMMGITERPMLDGETIIPVNRFGVEVISMAFFVEENTPVIWRGPMLGQMLTSFFEEVKWGDLDYLLLDLPPGTGDVALDIHQMLPHSKEIIVTTPHPTAAFVAARAGAMALHTDHEIIGVVENMSYFESKETGNKEYIFGKGGGQKLADELNTELLGQLPLGQPKWNEEDFAPSVYENDEISAVYADMAKKVIGGTAE